A DNA window from Dunckerocampus dactyliophorus isolate RoL2022-P2 chromosome 17, RoL_Ddac_1.1, whole genome shotgun sequence contains the following coding sequences:
- the tor1 gene encoding torsin family 1 isoform X2 translates to MKSAHVGLWLHVLSTTAVLVSAFDPFTTTVLVGVGAALSRSIYNYLHENCDHKWIAFNATGLEASLQTKLFGQHIASHIILKAVSGFMSNDNPKKPLVLSLHGWTGTGKNYVSSLIAESIYKEGMDSKFVHVFTSELHFPHASQMDTYKTQLQQWIKGNVSSCAQSMFIFDEMDKMHPGLIDSIKPYLDYYDKVDGVSYRKAIFIFLSNAGGESIIQTALDFWNAGRDRDEMELKDLETSLSLSVFNNKRSELIDPCLEIIRPLLFISNQHSKPVPQAVCGTRASSTRTWWTSLCPSCHWSTGTCCSAPRPLWRREASSPTPLWPTKWRGIWSTSPNLSASSL, encoded by the exons ATGAAAAGCGCACACGTGGGTCTGTGGCTACATGTTTTATCCACCACCGCTGTGCTTGTTAGCGCGTTTGATCCGTTCACGACGACGGTCTTGGTCGGTGTGGGCGCCGCTTTGAGCAGAagcatttacaattatttacacGAAAACTGTGATCATAAATGGATTGCCTTCAACGCCACTG GTCTGGAGGCCAGCCTGCAGACTAAACTGTTCGGGCAGCACATCGCGTCACACATCATCCTGAAGGCGGTGAGCGGCTTCATGAGCAACGACAACCCCAAGAAGCCGTTGGTGCTCTCCCTGCACGGCTGGACCGGCACGGGCAAGAACTATGTCAGCTCGCTCATCGCCGAGAGCATCTACAAGGAGGGAATGGACAGCAAGTTTGTGCACGTCTTCACGTCCGAGCTACACTTTCCCCACGCCTCTCAGATGGACACCTACAAG ACTCAGCTGCAGCAGTGGATTAAAGGCAACGTCAGCAGCTGTGCTCAGTCCATGTTCATCTTTGACGAGATGGATAAGATGCACCCAGGGCTGATTGACAGCATCAAGCCGTACCTGGACTACTATGACAAGGTGGACGGCGTCTCCTACCGCAAAGccatcttcatcttcctcag CAACGCTGGAGGCGAGAGCATCATACAGACTGCTTTAGATTTCTGGAACGCAGGTCGGGATCGAGACGAGATGGAGCTGAAAGACCTGGAGACGTCGCTCTCTCTGTCTGTGTTCAACAACAAGAGAAGTGAGCTCATAGATCCATGCTTAGAAATAATAAGACCATTGCTATTCATTTCAAATCAACATTCCAAACCTGTCCCTCAGGCGGTCTGTGGCACACGAGCCTCATCGACAAGAACCTGGTGGACTTCTTTGTGCCCTTCCTGCCACTGGAGTACCGGCACGTGCTGCAGTGCGCCAAGGCCGCTATGGAGGCGCGAGGCCTCAAGCCCGACCCCGCTGTGGCcgacaaagtggcgagggatttgGTCTACTTCCCCAAATCTGAGCGCGTCTTCTCTGTGA
- the ankra2 gene encoding ankyrin repeat family A protein 2 codes for MDSVSGSASEGTPGCPLGPEDMEGLCVLPHLGAIKTEQSGPVHPDEAGNPNVAMGIKFILPNRFDMNVCSRFVKSLNEEDSKNIQDQVNSDLEVASVLFKAECNIQTSPSPGIQVRHVYTPSTTKHFSPIKQSTTLTNKHRGNEVSSTPLLVHSLSIHQLAAQGEMVFLASRIEQETVINLQDEEGFTPLMWAAAHGQIAVVEFLLQNGADPNVLAKGRESALSLACSKGYTDIVKMLIDCGVDVNEYDWNGGAPLLYAVHGNHVRCVELLLESGADPTVESDSGFNPMDMAVAMGHRNVQQVMEGHLLRLLMAIRE; via the exons ATGGACAGTGTGTCAGGGTCGGCCTCGGAGGGCACACCCGGCTGCCCCCTTGGTCCCGAGGACATGGAGGGCCTGTGCGTCTTGCCTCACCTGGGCGCCATCAAGACCGAGCAGTCAGGGCCCGTTCACCCGGACGAGGCCGGCAACCCCAACGTGGCCATGGGGATAAAGTTCATCCTGCCCAACCGCTTTGACATGAACGTCTGCTCCAGGTTCGTCAAGTCGCTCAACGAGGAGGACAGCAAGAACATCCAGGACCAGGTCAACTCTGACCTGGAGGTGGCGTCGGttctcttcaaag CTGAATGCAACATCCAGACATCACCCTCACCGGGGATCCAAGTGCGCCATGTGTACACTCCATCCACCACCAAACACTTCTCCCCCATCAAGCAGTCCACCACCCTCACCAACAAGCACCGCGGCAACGAAGTGTCCTCCACACCTCTCCTGGTGCATT CTTTATCCATCCATCAGCTGGCAGCTCAAGGTGAAATGGTGTTTCTGGCCAGCAGGATCGAACAAG AAACGGTGATCAACCTGCAGGACGAGGAAggtttcactcctctgatgtgGGCGGCTGCACATGGACAAATTGCTGTCGTGGAGTTTCTCCTCCAGAAT GGCGCAGACCCCAACGTCCTCGCCAAAGGCAGGGAGAGCGCGTTGTCTCTGGCGTGCAGTAAAGGATACACGGACATCGTCAAGATGCTCATAGACTGCGGCGTGGATGTCAACGAGTATGACTGG AATGGCGGAGCCCCCCTGCTGTACGCCGTCCACGGGAACCATGTGCGCTGTGTGGAACTGCTGCTCG AGAGCGGCGCTGATCCCACCGTGGAGTCCGACTCGGGCTTCAACCCCATGGACATGGCCGTGGCCATGGGCCATCGCAACG ttcaACAGGTGATGGAAGGACACCTGCTGAGGTTATTGATGGCCATCAGAGagtga
- the tor1 gene encoding torsin family 1 isoform X1: protein MKLHVLLLSTLLCSGTTEAIEPISTSIAVGMAAALTGFLASYQNIFYYFNECCRPEWIFFNRTGLEASLQTKLFGQHIASHIILKAVSGFMSNDNPKKPLVLSLHGWTGTGKNYVSSLIAESIYKEGMDSKFVHVFTSELHFPHASQMDTYKTQLQQWIKGNVSSCAQSMFIFDEMDKMHPGLIDSIKPYLDYYDKVDGVSYRKAIFIFLSNAGGESIIQTALDFWNAGRDRDEMELKDLETSLSLSVFNNKRSELIDPCLEIIRPLLFISNQHSKPVPQAVCGTRASSTRTWWTSLCPSCHWSTGTCCSAPRPLWRREASSPTPLWPTKWRGIWSTSPNLSASSL, encoded by the exons ATGAAGCTGCACGTCTTGTTGTTGTCGACGCTCCTGTGCTCCGGCACCACGGAGGCCATCGAGCCAATCAGCACCAGCATCGCGGTGGGCATGGCGGCGGCTTTAACGGGTTTCTTAGCGAGCTACCAGAACATTTTCTACTACTTCAACGAATGCTGTCGCCCCGAGTGGATTTTTTTCAATAGAACAG GTCTGGAGGCCAGCCTGCAGACTAAACTGTTCGGGCAGCACATCGCGTCACACATCATCCTGAAGGCGGTGAGCGGCTTCATGAGCAACGACAACCCCAAGAAGCCGTTGGTGCTCTCCCTGCACGGCTGGACCGGCACGGGCAAGAACTATGTCAGCTCGCTCATCGCCGAGAGCATCTACAAGGAGGGAATGGACAGCAAGTTTGTGCACGTCTTCACGTCCGAGCTACACTTTCCCCACGCCTCTCAGATGGACACCTACAAG ACTCAGCTGCAGCAGTGGATTAAAGGCAACGTCAGCAGCTGTGCTCAGTCCATGTTCATCTTTGACGAGATGGATAAGATGCACCCAGGGCTGATTGACAGCATCAAGCCGTACCTGGACTACTATGACAAGGTGGACGGCGTCTCCTACCGCAAAGccatcttcatcttcctcag CAACGCTGGAGGCGAGAGCATCATACAGACTGCTTTAGATTTCTGGAACGCAGGTCGGGATCGAGACGAGATGGAGCTGAAAGACCTGGAGACGTCGCTCTCTCTGTCTGTGTTCAACAACAAGAGAAGTGAGCTCATAGATCCATGCTTAGAAATAATAAGACCATTGCTATTCATTTCAAATCAACATTCCAAACCTGTCCCTCAGGCGGTCTGTGGCACACGAGCCTCATCGACAAGAACCTGGTGGACTTCTTTGTGCCCTTCCTGCCACTGGAGTACCGGCACGTGCTGCAGTGCGCCAAGGCCGCTATGGAGGCGCGAGGCCTCAAGCCCGACCCCGCTGTGGCcgacaaagtggcgagggatttgGTCTACTTCCCCAAATCTGAGCGCGTCTTCTCTGTGA
- the tor1 gene encoding torsin family 1 isoform X3 — MKLHVLLLSTLLCSGTTEAIEPISTSIAVGMAAALTGFLASYQNIFYYFNECCRPEWIFFNRTGLEASLQTKLFGQHIASHIILKAVSGFMSNDNPKKPLVLSLHGWTGTGKNYVSSLIAESIYKEGMDSKFVHVFTSELHFPHASQMDTYKTQLQQWIKGNVSSCAQSMFIFDEMDKMHPGLIDSIKPYLDYYDKVDGVSYRKAIFIFLSNAGGESIIQTALDFWNAGRDRDEMELKDLETSLSLSVFNNKRSGLWHTSLIDKNLVDFFVPFLPLEYRHVLQCAKAAMEARGLKPDPAVADKVARDLVYFPKSERVFSVKGCKTIESKLDFYT, encoded by the exons ATGAAGCTGCACGTCTTGTTGTTGTCGACGCTCCTGTGCTCCGGCACCACGGAGGCCATCGAGCCAATCAGCACCAGCATCGCGGTGGGCATGGCGGCGGCTTTAACGGGTTTCTTAGCGAGCTACCAGAACATTTTCTACTACTTCAACGAATGCTGTCGCCCCGAGTGGATTTTTTTCAATAGAACAG GTCTGGAGGCCAGCCTGCAGACTAAACTGTTCGGGCAGCACATCGCGTCACACATCATCCTGAAGGCGGTGAGCGGCTTCATGAGCAACGACAACCCCAAGAAGCCGTTGGTGCTCTCCCTGCACGGCTGGACCGGCACGGGCAAGAACTATGTCAGCTCGCTCATCGCCGAGAGCATCTACAAGGAGGGAATGGACAGCAAGTTTGTGCACGTCTTCACGTCCGAGCTACACTTTCCCCACGCCTCTCAGATGGACACCTACAAG ACTCAGCTGCAGCAGTGGATTAAAGGCAACGTCAGCAGCTGTGCTCAGTCCATGTTCATCTTTGACGAGATGGATAAGATGCACCCAGGGCTGATTGACAGCATCAAGCCGTACCTGGACTACTATGACAAGGTGGACGGCGTCTCCTACCGCAAAGccatcttcatcttcctcag CAACGCTGGAGGCGAGAGCATCATACAGACTGCTTTAGATTTCTGGAACGCAGGTCGGGATCGAGACGAGATGGAGCTGAAAGACCTGGAGACGTCGCTCTCTCTGTCTGTGTTCAACAACAAGAGAA GCGGTCTGTGGCACACGAGCCTCATCGACAAGAACCTGGTGGACTTCTTTGTGCCCTTCCTGCCACTGGAGTACCGGCACGTGCTGCAGTGCGCCAAGGCCGCTATGGAGGCGCGAGGCCTCAAGCCCGACCCCGCTGTGGCcgacaaagtggcgagggatttgGTCTACTTCCCCAAATCTGAGCGCGTCTTCTCTGTGAAGGGCTGCAAGACCATAGAGAGCAAGCTGGACTTCTATACATAG
- the tor1 gene encoding torsin family 1 isoform X4, which produces MKSAHVGLWLHVLSTTAVLVSAFDPFTTTVLVGVGAALSRSIYNYLHENCDHKWIAFNATGLEASLQTKLFGQHIASHIILKAVSGFMSNDNPKKPLVLSLHGWTGTGKNYVSSLIAESIYKEGMDSKFVHVFTSELHFPHASQMDTYKTQLQQWIKGNVSSCAQSMFIFDEMDKMHPGLIDSIKPYLDYYDKVDGVSYRKAIFIFLSNAGGESIIQTALDFWNAGRDRDEMELKDLETSLSLSVFNNKRSGLWHTSLIDKNLVDFFVPFLPLEYRHVLQCAKAAMEARGLKPDPAVADKVARDLVYFPKSERVFSVKGCKTIESKLDFYT; this is translated from the exons ATGAAAAGCGCACACGTGGGTCTGTGGCTACATGTTTTATCCACCACCGCTGTGCTTGTTAGCGCGTTTGATCCGTTCACGACGACGGTCTTGGTCGGTGTGGGCGCCGCTTTGAGCAGAagcatttacaattatttacacGAAAACTGTGATCATAAATGGATTGCCTTCAACGCCACTG GTCTGGAGGCCAGCCTGCAGACTAAACTGTTCGGGCAGCACATCGCGTCACACATCATCCTGAAGGCGGTGAGCGGCTTCATGAGCAACGACAACCCCAAGAAGCCGTTGGTGCTCTCCCTGCACGGCTGGACCGGCACGGGCAAGAACTATGTCAGCTCGCTCATCGCCGAGAGCATCTACAAGGAGGGAATGGACAGCAAGTTTGTGCACGTCTTCACGTCCGAGCTACACTTTCCCCACGCCTCTCAGATGGACACCTACAAG ACTCAGCTGCAGCAGTGGATTAAAGGCAACGTCAGCAGCTGTGCTCAGTCCATGTTCATCTTTGACGAGATGGATAAGATGCACCCAGGGCTGATTGACAGCATCAAGCCGTACCTGGACTACTATGACAAGGTGGACGGCGTCTCCTACCGCAAAGccatcttcatcttcctcag CAACGCTGGAGGCGAGAGCATCATACAGACTGCTTTAGATTTCTGGAACGCAGGTCGGGATCGAGACGAGATGGAGCTGAAAGACCTGGAGACGTCGCTCTCTCTGTCTGTGTTCAACAACAAGAGAA GCGGTCTGTGGCACACGAGCCTCATCGACAAGAACCTGGTGGACTTCTTTGTGCCCTTCCTGCCACTGGAGTACCGGCACGTGCTGCAGTGCGCCAAGGCCGCTATGGAGGCGCGAGGCCTCAAGCCCGACCCCGCTGTGGCcgacaaagtggcgagggatttgGTCTACTTCCCCAAATCTGAGCGCGTCTTCTCTGTGAAGGGCTGCAAGACCATAGAGAGCAAGCTGGACTTCTATACATAG
- the nsa2 gene encoding ribosome biogenesis protein NSA2 homolog, with the protein MPQNEHIELHRKRHGYRLNHHEKKRKKESREAHERSHKARKMIGLKAKLYHKQRHAEKIQMKKTIKMHEQRKTKQKNDDKTPQGAVPAYLLDREGQSRAKVLSNMIKQKRKEKAGKWEVPLPKVRAQGETEVLKVIRTGKRQKKAWKRMVTKVCFVGDGFTRKPPKYERFIRPMGLRFKKAHVTHPELKATFCLPILGVKKNPSSPLYTSLGVITKGTVIEVNVSELGLVTQGGKVVWGKYAQVTNNPENDGCINAVLLV; encoded by the exons ATG CCTCAGAACGAGCACATTGAGCTGCACCGCAAGCGGCATGGCTACCGCCTAAACCACCacgagaagaagaggaagaaggagaGCCGCGAAGCCCACGAGCGGTCACATAAAGCCAGGAAGATGATCGGCCTCAAGGCCAAACTGTACCACAAGCAGAGGCACGCCGAGAAGATCCAGATGAAGAAGAC CATCAAAATGCACGAGCAGAGGAAGACTAAGCAGAAGAACGACGACAAGACACCACAGGGCGCCGTTCCAGCCTACCTGCTGGACCGAGAGGGTCAGTCCAGAGCCAAAGTCCTCTCTAACATGATCAAGCAGAAGAGAAAAGAGAAGGCG GGCAAATGGGAAGTACCGCTGCCAAAGGTGCGAGCACAAGGAGAGACGGAAGTGCTCAAAGTCATCCGCACGGGAAAGAGACAGAAGAAAGCGTGGAAGAGAATGGTGACCAAAGTCTGCTTTGTGGGCGACGGCTTCACCCGGAAACCTCCCAAATATGAGCGCTTCATCCGACCCATG GGCCTGCGCTTCAAGAAGGCTCACGTCACGCACCCCGAGCTGAAGGCCACCTTCTGCCTGCCCATCCTGGGAGTGAAAAAGAACCCCTCCTCCCCCCTATACACCTCGCTGGGGGTCATCACCAAGGGGACGGTCATCGAGGTCAACGTCAGTGAGCTGGGCTTGGTCACGCAAGGAGGAAAAGTGGTGTGGG GTAAATACGCCCAGGTGACGAACAACCCTGAGAACGACGGCTGCATTAATGCAGTTCTGCTTGTTTAa
- the btf3 gene encoding transcription factor BTF3 has product MKETVMNQEKLAKLQAQVRIGGKGSARRKKKVVHRTATADDKKLQFSLKKLGVNNISGIEEVNMFTNQGTVVHFNNPKVQASLAANTFTITGHAETKQLTEMLPGILNQLGADSLSSLRRLAEALPKQATDGKAPIAAVEEEDDEVPDLVENFDEASKDEAN; this is encoded by the exons ATGAAAGAAACAGTTATGAATCAGGAAAAATTAGCTAAACTGCAGGCGCAAGTTCGCATTGGTGGAAAG GGTAGCGCCCGGCGAAAGAAGAAGGTGGTCCACAGGACGGCGACGGCGGACGACAAGAAGCTGCAGTTCTCTTTGAAGAAACTGGGAGTGAACAACATCTCTGGCATCGAGGAG gtgaACATGTTCACCAACCAAGGCACGGTGGTTCACTTCAACAACCccaaagtgcaggcctcactggCCGCCAACACTTTCACCATCACGGGACACGCGGAGACCAAGCAGCTGACGGAGATGCTGCCTGGAATCCTCAACCAGCTGGGAGCAGACAGCCTGAGCAGCCTGAGGAGGCTGGCTGAGGCCTTGCCCAAACAAG ccacaGATGGAAAAGCGCCAATCGCTGCAGTCGAAGAAGAAGACGACGAAGTTCCAG ATCTGGTGGAGAACTTTGACGAGGCGTCCAAGGATGAGGCGAACTAA